Proteins encoded within one genomic window of Streptomyces kaniharaensis:
- a CDS encoding DUF5999 family protein, whose translation MCQHRPDCPSAESEDREAAVPVACHPEQGWSLLCNGVVLFEDTGELLPDGRVIAPRRPVAHAA comes from the coding sequence ATGTGCCAGCACCGTCCTGATTGCCCGTCGGCCGAGTCCGAGGATCGCGAGGCGGCCGTGCCGGTGGCCTGCCACCCGGAGCAGGGCTGGAGCCTGCTCTGCAACGGCGTCGTCCTGTTCGAGGACACCGGAGAGCTGCTGCCGGACGGCCGGGTGATCGCCCCGCGCCGCCCCGTCGCCCACGCGGCCTGA